From one Nocardioides yefusunii genomic stretch:
- a CDS encoding chorismate mutase gives MSDEKAIAELARLRASIDNLDATLVHLLAERFKCTQRVGELKASADMPPADPKREEYQIARLRAKAEESGLDPQFAEKILGVIISEVIRNHVSLRDQ, from the coding sequence ATGAGTGACGAGAAGGCCATTGCTGAACTGGCCCGCCTGCGCGCCAGCATCGACAACCTGGACGCCACCTTGGTCCACCTGCTCGCCGAGCGCTTCAAGTGCACGCAGCGGGTGGGAGAGCTGAAGGCCAGCGCCGACATGCCGCCGGCCGACCCGAAGCGTGAGGAGTACCAGATCGCGCGCCTGCGTGCGAAGGCCGAGGAGTCCGGCCTCGACCCGCAGTTCGCCGAGAAGATCCTGGGCGTCATCATCTCCGAGGTCATCCGCAACCACGTGTCCCTGCGCGACCAGTGA
- a CDS encoding MaoC family dehydratase — MAKTNAGNFFEDFTVGQVIEHATPRTITEGDRALYGAIYPTRFALPSSSEFAHQVGLTDAPVEELIAFHVAFGKTVPDISLNAVANLGYAECRFKRPVVAGDTLTTTSEVIGLKQNSNGKSGVVYVRSTAVNQREEIAIEWARWVMVHKRDVDAPAPETVIPDLAGSVAPESLIIPEGLDFSEYDFASAGEEHRFDDYTVGEKIDHVDGVTLTDAEHMMATRLWQNTAKVHFNTEARPDGRRLVYGGHVISLARALSFNGLANAQLIAAINAGSHVAPAFGGDTVYAWSEVLEKADTDAPGVGALRLRLVATSGRDESMTLRGEDGKYAPGVLLDLDYWAFVPR; from the coding sequence ATGGCCAAGACGAACGCAGGCAACTTCTTCGAGGACTTCACCGTCGGACAGGTGATCGAGCACGCCACGCCGCGCACGATCACCGAGGGCGACCGAGCGCTGTACGGGGCGATCTACCCGACCCGCTTCGCGCTCCCGTCGTCGTCGGAGTTCGCCCACCAGGTGGGCCTGACCGACGCGCCCGTGGAGGAGCTCATCGCCTTCCACGTCGCCTTCGGCAAGACGGTCCCCGACATCTCCCTCAACGCCGTGGCCAACCTCGGGTACGCCGAGTGTCGGTTCAAGCGTCCCGTCGTCGCCGGTGACACCCTCACCACCACCTCGGAAGTGATCGGCCTCAAGCAGAACTCCAACGGCAAGTCGGGCGTCGTCTACGTCCGCTCCACCGCGGTCAACCAGCGCGAGGAGATCGCGATCGAGTGGGCCCGCTGGGTGATGGTGCACAAGCGCGACGTCGACGCCCCCGCCCCCGAGACCGTGATCCCCGACCTCGCCGGTTCCGTGGCTCCCGAGAGCCTGATCATCCCCGAGGGCCTCGACTTCTCCGAGTACGACTTCGCCTCCGCCGGTGAAGAGCACCGTTTCGACGACTACACCGTCGGGGAGAAGATCGACCACGTCGACGGCGTGACGCTCACCGACGCCGAGCACATGATGGCCACCCGTCTGTGGCAGAACACCGCCAAGGTGCACTTCAACACCGAGGCCCGCCCTGACGGCCGCCGCCTCGTCTACGGCGGCCACGTCATCTCCCTGGCCCGTGCGCTCTCCTTCAACGGGCTCGCCAACGCCCAGCTGATCGCGGCCATCAACGCCGGCTCGCACGTCGCCCCGGCCTTCGGTGGCGACACCGTCTACGCCTGGAGCGAGGTGCTGGAGAAGGCCGACACCGATGCCCCCGGCGTCGGCGCCCTGCGCCTGCGTCTGGTGGCCACGAGCGGTCGTGACGAGTCGATGACGCTGCGTGGCGAGGACGGGAAGTACGCCCCCGGCGTTCTCCTCGACCTCGACTACTGGGCCTTCGTCCCGCGCTGA
- a CDS encoding long-chain-fatty-acid--CoA ligase has product MNAPSPLWAQSYAPGVPLTVDYAGRTVVDVFEDGLEEFAERPAFDFLGRVTDYRTVADQVLRVAGALRRMGVKAGDNVALVMPNCPQNVVAFLAVVRLGATVVEHNPLYTAAELRGPFVDHGATVAIVWDKVVGVVESLRGSTALRDVVAVDMTAELPLLKRVALRLPIAKARESRDALTGPAPDAIPWSTLLKGEPLGAAHPRPAEDDVALLLYTSGTTGTPKGVPLRHRNLIANVIQGQHWVSGMVPGQESVMVCLPLFHAYGVTVSVLLGLSVKAKLVLLPKPEIGLVMDAIKRDVPSFLPAVPPLYRRIADASVERGISIKGVRYALSGAMPLSAELVEQWESLTGGVLCEGYGLTETSPVIVGNPMSKGRRPGSIGVPFPDTEVRIVDREDLDHDVALGERGELLVKGPQVFDGYKDLPEETAKAFHDGWFRTGDVVTMAEDGFITVVDRIKEVVITGGFNVYPSEVEAVLREHPAVADAAVVGLTGPDGSEQVVAAVVPEFGVEITGADLKTFCREALTPYKVPRRFFVVEELPLNAMGKVLRREVVEMIRDL; this is encoded by the coding sequence ATGAACGCTCCGTCCCCGCTGTGGGCCCAGTCCTACGCCCCCGGTGTCCCGCTCACCGTCGACTACGCCGGTCGGACCGTGGTCGACGTCTTCGAGGACGGCCTGGAGGAGTTCGCCGAGCGTCCGGCCTTCGACTTCCTGGGTCGCGTCACCGACTACCGCACCGTGGCCGACCAAGTGCTCCGGGTCGCCGGTGCGCTGCGTCGGATGGGTGTGAAGGCCGGCGACAACGTCGCCCTGGTGATGCCGAACTGCCCGCAGAACGTCGTCGCCTTCCTCGCGGTCGTGCGCCTGGGAGCGACCGTGGTGGAGCACAACCCGCTCTACACCGCCGCCGAGTTGCGCGGCCCGTTCGTCGACCACGGTGCAACCGTCGCGATCGTGTGGGACAAGGTCGTCGGTGTCGTGGAGTCGCTGCGTGGCAGCACCGCCCTGCGTGACGTCGTCGCCGTCGACATGACCGCCGAACTGCCGCTGCTCAAGCGGGTCGCGCTGCGCCTGCCGATCGCCAAGGCCCGCGAGAGCCGCGACGCGCTCACCGGTCCGGCCCCCGACGCCATCCCGTGGAGCACGCTGCTCAAGGGTGAGCCGCTCGGCGCCGCGCACCCCCGTCCCGCCGAGGACGACGTCGCGCTGCTGCTCTACACCTCCGGCACCACCGGCACCCCCAAGGGTGTGCCGCTGCGCCACCGCAACCTGATCGCCAACGTCATCCAGGGCCAGCACTGGGTCTCCGGCATGGTGCCCGGTCAGGAGAGCGTGATGGTGTGCCTGCCGCTCTTCCATGCCTACGGCGTCACCGTCTCGGTGCTGCTGGGCCTCTCGGTCAAGGCCAAGCTGGTGCTGCTGCCCAAGCCGGAGATCGGCCTGGTGATGGACGCGATCAAGCGTGACGTCCCCTCGTTCCTGCCGGCCGTGCCGCCGCTGTACCGCCGCATCGCTGACGCGTCGGTGGAGCGTGGCATCTCGATCAAGGGTGTCCGTTACGCCCTCTCCGGTGCGATGCCGCTCTCGGCCGAGCTGGTCGAGCAGTGGGAATCCCTCACCGGGGGCGTGCTCTGCGAGGGCTACGGCCTCACCGAGACCTCTCCGGTGATCGTCGGCAACCCGATGTCGAAGGGGCGTCGTCCCGGTTCGATCGGTGTGCCGTTCCCCGACACCGAGGTCCGGATCGTCGACCGCGAGGACCTCGACCACGATGTCGCCCTGGGCGAGCGCGGTGAGCTGCTGGTCAAGGGACCGCAGGTCTTCGACGGCTACAAGGACCTGCCCGAGGAGACCGCGAAGGCCTTCCACGACGGCTGGTTCCGCACCGGCGACGTGGTGACGATGGCCGAGGACGGCTTCATCACCGTCGTGGACCGGATCAAGGAGGTCGTCATCACCGGCGGCTTCAACGTCTACCCCTCCGAGGTCGAGGCCGTGCTGCGTGAGCACCCCGCGGTCGCCGACGCGGCCGTCGTCGGCCTGACCGGCCCGGACGGATCCGAGCAGGTCGTCGCCGCCGTCGTCCCGGAGTTCGGGGTGGAGATCACCGGCGCCGACCTCAAGACGTTCTGCCGTGAGGCGCTGACGCCCTACAAGGTGCCGCGTCGGTTCTTCGTCGTGGAGGAACTGCCGCTGAACGCGATGGGCAAGGTCCTGCGCCGTGAGGTCGTGGAGATGATTCGCGACCTCTGA
- a CDS encoding ATP-binding protein, translated as MDQTADDACSQPEHCTNAHGGILFDALMRDTALAIAVTDAFGIMTMMSPTLEDLAQVRFAPGDAARCRFRVRSADGSRLLDRHEDPFTRARAGEAFRDELVSLLREDGTLRFLRCSGGPLRDRRGAPLGGIVLFNDVTGEYEATRDQEMLRDRLVETFNHELRTPLTSLLGHAEVLEDLSSELVAVLPVQAVRSLTAVRTAVRTAGERLRHIADTVTDLVDLQSAGRVKRQPIEVADLADQVVQRHRARSRADVQVVLAAPRAVVEVDVVQTRRALSALVDNAVRHTDSGTAVEVQVRVAEDQLVMEVADRGPGIPVRERARLLQPFERGDTDLTSPAGRGLGLAVARSVALAHGGSLKLEDNSVRGLRAVLRIGLP; from the coding sequence ATGGACCAGACCGCCGACGACGCGTGCAGCCAGCCTGAGCACTGCACGAATGCTCACGGTGGAATCCTCTTCGACGCACTGATGCGCGACACCGCGTTGGCGATCGCGGTGACCGACGCGTTCGGGATCATGACCATGATGAGCCCCACTCTGGAGGACCTGGCCCAGGTCAGGTTCGCTCCGGGGGACGCGGCGCGCTGCCGCTTCCGTGTCCGCTCCGCCGACGGTTCCCGACTCCTGGACCGTCACGAGGACCCCTTCACCCGGGCCCGGGCCGGGGAAGCCTTTCGTGACGAGCTGGTCAGTCTGCTCCGTGAGGACGGGACGCTGCGGTTCCTGCGCTGCAGCGGCGGCCCACTGCGGGACCGGCGTGGCGCCCCTCTGGGCGGGATCGTCCTGTTCAACGACGTCACTGGGGAGTACGAGGCCACCCGCGACCAGGAGATGTTGCGGGACCGCCTCGTGGAGACCTTCAACCACGAACTGCGCACCCCGCTCACCTCACTGCTGGGTCATGCCGAGGTGCTCGAAGACCTCTCCTCCGAACTCGTCGCCGTGCTGCCGGTGCAGGCGGTCCGGTCCCTCACCGCCGTACGCACCGCCGTACGCACCGCCGGTGAGCGTCTGCGGCACATCGCCGACACGGTCACCGACCTGGTCGACCTGCAGAGCGCCGGTCGCGTCAAACGGCAGCCGATCGAGGTCGCCGATCTCGCCGACCAGGTGGTCCAGCGGCACCGTGCCCGCTCACGCGCCGACGTCCAGGTCGTCCTCGCCGCTCCCCGTGCGGTGGTGGAGGTCGACGTCGTCCAGACCCGTCGGGCCCTCAGCGCCCTGGTGGACAACGCCGTGCGGCACACCGACAGCGGGACTGCGGTCGAGGTGCAGGTCAGGGTGGCGGAGGACCAGTTGGTGATGGAGGTCGCCGATCGCGGCCCCGGGATCCCGGTGCGTGAGCGCGCCCGTCTGCTGCAGCCCTTCGAACGTGGCGACACCGACCTGACCTCGCCCGCGGGCCGGGGGCTCGGTCTGGCCGTGGCTCGGTCGGTGGCCCTCGCCCACGGAGGAAGCCTCAAACTTGAGGACAACAGCGTGCGCGGGCTGAGGGCGGTGCTCAGGATCGGTCTGCCCTGA
- a CDS encoding MXAN_6640 family putative metalloprotease has product MTRAVNRPPRGARTPRRTLIGVAAALALSTLAVLPAPPFAATPAAAEPAWASTAHDYGVGVATASTCSAKICVHRALSGPDAASAAWAEKTLRHADTAWRTLVDGHGYRAPAASPSSDGDERFDVYLADLAPQGQYGRAMSGDDVPGQTRRSRSYLVIENDMAGMGRHAAADLAATVAHEFFHAVQLNIDDAEDTWFMEASATWAETQVFPHLPRNRQYLMHGQVGRRGLPLDSPSGAYGNHVFVERLAAVAGRDAVRQVWNRLDASTGSRDENPLQAVAAVLAARDMTWRDFYTGFAVANLTPGRSYPAHVGGTMQRPDTTVKLGPRRRSTAQTARLPHLTSRVTAYKVASSAKKRRLRITITSTDPERTGAMVLVERKDGSLRRVPARLSASGRATVTVLAKRKRVKRVLVVTTNTSRAFRDCGNDSGWTCGGMPVHDRTKVTVSAKLR; this is encoded by the coding sequence GGCTGTCCTGCCGGCCCCGCCGTTCGCGGCGACGCCGGCCGCTGCTGAACCTGCGTGGGCCAGCACGGCCCACGACTACGGTGTCGGTGTCGCGACCGCCAGCACCTGCTCGGCGAAGATCTGTGTCCACCGTGCCCTCAGCGGCCCCGACGCCGCCTCGGCAGCGTGGGCCGAGAAGACACTGCGTCACGCCGACACCGCGTGGCGCACGCTCGTCGACGGCCACGGATACCGGGCCCCGGCGGCCAGCCCGTCCTCCGACGGAGACGAGCGCTTCGACGTCTACCTGGCCGATCTCGCTCCCCAGGGCCAGTACGGTCGGGCGATGTCGGGCGACGACGTGCCGGGGCAGACCCGCCGTTCCCGGTCGTACCTCGTGATCGAGAACGACATGGCCGGGATGGGGCGCCATGCAGCCGCCGACCTGGCGGCGACCGTCGCGCACGAGTTCTTCCACGCCGTCCAGCTCAACATCGACGACGCCGAGGACACCTGGTTCATGGAGGCCAGCGCCACCTGGGCCGAGACCCAGGTCTTCCCGCACCTCCCCCGCAACCGCCAGTACCTGATGCACGGCCAGGTCGGACGTCGTGGCCTGCCGCTCGACAGCCCCTCCGGCGCGTACGGCAACCACGTCTTCGTCGAGCGTCTCGCCGCGGTCGCAGGACGCGACGCGGTGCGTCAGGTCTGGAACCGTCTGGACGCCTCGACCGGTTCCCGCGACGAGAATCCGTTGCAGGCCGTCGCGGCCGTCCTCGCGGCCCGGGACATGACGTGGCGTGACTTCTACACGGGTTTCGCGGTCGCCAACCTCACCCCGGGACGTTCCTACCCCGCTCACGTGGGCGGGACCATGCAGCGCCCCGACACCACCGTGAAGCTCGGGCCGCGACGTCGGTCCACTGCGCAGACGGCCCGGCTCCCGCACCTGACCTCACGCGTGACGGCGTACAAGGTGGCGTCCTCGGCCAAGAAGCGACGCCTCCGGATCACGATCACCAGCACCGATCCCGAGCGCACCGGAGCGATGGTCCTGGTGGAGCGCAAGGACGGGTCGTTGCGCCGGGTCCCGGCCCGCCTCTCCGCCTCCGGACGCGCCACCGTGACGGTGCTGGCCAAACGCAAGCGCGTGAAGAGGGTTCTGGTGGTCACCACCAACACCTCGCGCGCCTTCCGCGACTGCGGCAACGACTCGGGCTGGACCTGCGGCGGTATGCCCGTGCATGACCGGACCAAGGTCACCGTCAGCGCGAAGCTCCGCTGA
- a CDS encoding patatin-like phospholipase family protein, producing MDSTPAPARTSVTLALGGGGARGYAHIGVIQVLEENGFDVVGVAGTSMGALIGGLHAAGHLDAYADWVSSLTPRDIIRLIDPSLRSPGAIKGERIMAKVIELLDGVRIEDLPVPFTAVATDLLHRKEVWFQEGPLDMAIRASIALPSFFAPVVLNGRLLADGGMTNPVPIAPLSGQPSDLTVAVNLSGPPSGRESLESWTRASSEPGQSGDWQEKLARTATQVLDNEAGRRISQWLTHRRHDDHDQDESASPTLASSAPEVGVSEAFEELPSALNMIDVVELSYDALESVVLRYRLASYPPDLMVTLPKNICRTLDFHRAAEMIQVGREYTERALAERERAAGF from the coding sequence ATGGACAGCACACCCGCCCCGGCCCGGACCTCGGTCACACTCGCCCTCGGCGGCGGCGGAGCCCGGGGATACGCCCACATCGGCGTGATCCAGGTCCTCGAGGAGAACGGCTTCGACGTCGTCGGTGTCGCTGGCACGTCGATGGGTGCGCTGATCGGGGGCCTGCACGCAGCGGGTCATCTCGACGCCTACGCCGACTGGGTCTCGTCCCTGACCCCGCGCGACATCATCCGGCTGATCGACCCCAGCCTGCGCTCCCCCGGCGCGATCAAGGGCGAACGGATCATGGCCAAGGTGATCGAACTCCTCGACGGCGTCCGGATCGAGGACCTGCCGGTGCCGTTCACGGCCGTGGCCACCGACCTGCTCCACCGCAAGGAGGTGTGGTTCCAGGAAGGCCCCCTCGACATGGCGATCCGCGCCTCGATCGCGCTGCCCAGCTTCTTCGCCCCCGTCGTGCTCAACGGCCGCCTCCTCGCCGACGGCGGGATGACGAACCCGGTCCCGATCGCGCCGCTGTCCGGCCAGCCCAGCGACCTCACCGTCGCGGTCAACCTGTCGGGTCCCCCGTCGGGACGCGAGAGTCTGGAGTCGTGGACGAGAGCGTCCTCAGAGCCGGGACAGAGCGGCGACTGGCAGGAGAAGCTGGCCCGCACCGCCACCCAGGTGCTCGACAACGAGGCCGGTCGGCGGATCTCGCAGTGGCTCACCCATCGCCGCCATGACGACCACGACCAGGACGAGTCGGCCTCCCCCACCCTCGCCTCCAGCGCCCCGGAGGTGGGTGTCAGCGAGGCGTTCGAGGAACTCCCCTCGGCACTCAACATGATCGACGTCGTCGAACTCTCCTACGACGCCCTGGAGTCGGTGGTGCTGCGCTACCGGCTCGCCAGCTATCCGCCGGACCTGATGGTGACGCTGCCCAAGAACATCTGCCGCACGCTCGACTTCCACCGGGCAGCGGAGATGATCCAGGTCGGACGCGAGTACACCGAACGAGCACTCGCCGAACGCGAACGCGCTGCCGGCTTCTGA